Proteins from a single region of Sesamum indicum cultivar Zhongzhi No. 13 linkage group LG5, S_indicum_v1.0, whole genome shotgun sequence:
- the LOC105162204 gene encoding gamma-secretase subunit APH1-like (The sequence of the model RefSeq protein was modified relative to this genomic sequence to represent the inferred CDS: added 18 bases not found in genome assembly) translates to MTVAAGIGYVLLALGSSLSLFIAVISHKPFLVLILLSSTLVWLMSLIALSAVWRGFIPFKTAAWWPYALLILTSVASQEALRLLLWRLYKRMEELLDAFAGRVSKPRLVITDKMQIALAGGMGHGVAHAVFFCISLLTPAFGSATYYVEKCSRIPFFLVSAMIALAFVTIHTFSMVIAFSGYSEGNRTDQYFAPVIHLAAGMLTLINLGSGGCIIGIPLLYGMAILTLLHCGKLVWRRLTENRRQGNIY, encoded by the exons ATGACTGTGGCGGCGGGGATCGGCTACGTGCTGTTAGCACTCGGCTCATCTCTCTCACTATTCATTGCTGTTATTTCCCATAAACCCTTTCTTGTCCTCATCCTTCTTTCCAG TACGTTGGTATGGTTGATGAGTCTCATCGCATTATCGGCAGTCTGGAGAGGGTTTATCCCTTTCAAGACGGCGGCGTGGTGGCCCTATGCGCTTCTCATTCTCACTTCTGTTGCCTCTCAAGAGGCCCTCCGGCTTTTATTGTGGAGACTCTACAA GAGGATGGAAGAATTACTCGATGCTTTTGCCGGTAGAGTCTCCAAACCTCGACTTGTAATTACCGACAAAATGCAAATTGCTCTTG CTGGTGGAATGGGTCATGGGGTGGCTCATGCTGTCTTTTTCTGCATAAGCCTTTTGACTCCTGCGTTTGGGTCAGCAACATATTATGTAGAAAAATGCTCACGAATACCATTTTTTCTTGTCTCTG CTATGATAGCCCTTGCGTTTGTAACAATCCACACTTTCTCCATGGTTATTGCATTCAGTGGTTACTCAGAAGGAAACAGAACAGACCAATATTTTGCTCCTGTTATTCAT ACGCTCATAAATCTTGGATCTGGGGGCTGCATCATTGGCATTCCTCTACTCTATGGCATGGCTATTTTGACTTTGTTACATTGCGGGAAGTTGGTGTGGAGGAGACTGACTGAAAACAGAAGGCAAGGAAACATATACTGA